Proteins found in one Desulfomonilia bacterium genomic segment:
- a CDS encoding alpha/beta fold hydrolase produces the protein MDYSYDPVLMKMRRDAPAGDGEYGHFKNRDGYNLFYRLWRATKPDKIVVCLHGAFAHGEYFSLVADRFVPLGANVAVFDYQGHGRSEGRRGDVLRFTDWYRDAADLIEFIRREASPGLPVFLLGESMGGQLASGISVLYPDLPVSGFILFSPAVKFKSGKFSEMLMKAIPNIFNLLFAPGRPVIDITGNPADGIVDPLHQEYDARDPLRFSKASPRYLLELNKSAKMALKQGPSATKKPVIILAGTDDTSVEVGAVKDYFARLDAGGDKKIIIAQGAKHSILDDPAFLTYWQEVIEWLEAH, from the coding sequence ATGGATTACTCATATGACCCGGTGCTGATGAAAATGAGAAGGGACGCCCCTGCCGGAGACGGTGAATACGGACATTTCAAAAACAGGGACGGGTACAACCTGTTCTACCGGCTGTGGAGGGCTACGAAACCGGATAAGATCGTTGTATGCCTTCACGGCGCATTCGCGCACGGGGAATACTTCTCTCTTGTGGCCGACAGGTTCGTGCCTCTGGGCGCGAACGTTGCGGTCTTCGATTATCAAGGCCACGGAAGGTCCGAAGGCAGAAGAGGCGATGTACTGCGCTTCACGGACTGGTACAGGGATGCGGCCGATCTCATCGAGTTCATAAGGCGGGAAGCGAGTCCCGGTCTGCCGGTATTCCTGCTAGGCGAATCCATGGGAGGCCAGCTCGCGTCAGGCATCTCGGTGCTTTATCCCGACCTGCCGGTATCCGGTTTCATACTCTTTTCGCCTGCCGTCAAGTTCAAATCGGGAAAATTTTCCGAGATGCTCATGAAGGCCATACCTAATATATTCAATCTGCTCTTCGCGCCTGGAAGGCCTGTAATAGATATAACGGGAAATCCGGCAGACGGAATTGTTGACCCGCTTCATCAGGAATATGATGCGAGGGACCCGCTCAGATTTTCCAAGGCCTCGCCCCGCTATCTCCTTGAGCTTAACAAATCAGCTAAGATGGCGCTGAAACAGGGCCCATCGGCGACAAAAAAGCCCGTTATCATTCTGGCCGGGACAGACGATACATCGGTCGAGGTGGGTGCGGTGAAGGACTATTTCGCAAGGCTCGATGCGGGCGGAGACAAGAAGATTATCATAGCCCAAGGCGCAAAGCATTCGATACTGGATGATCCGGCGTTTCTGACTTACTGGCAGGAAGTTATCGAATGGTTAGAAGCACATTGA
- a CDS encoding RraA family protein codes for MPKTYEYDEILSFCERIEKTYTPAIADSLDEMGFMNQSMNVGFAPILPKASVAGPAFTMEEAKTRKSKRLMDYDPEFVAEMLESVFGSMKKGQIVVINTNGFYGAGGFGELMAHTCKFFGGVKGAVVDGPIRDINRVLEIDFPVWAKGSIPTDSIGRVDLVGIGSPIFCGGIKVNPSDIIFADRDGIVVIPVADVDLAEVVEMAEDRFVAERRSRQELREGKSLLEVYRKYGKL; via the coding sequence ATGCCAAAAACATACGAATATGATGAAATATTGAGTTTCTGCGAACGCATTGAAAAGACCTATACACCTGCAATCGCCGATTCGCTCGATGAGATGGGCTTCATGAACCAGAGCATGAACGTTGGATTCGCACCCATCCTGCCTAAGGCATCAGTTGCCGGTCCAGCGTTCACCATGGAAGAGGCAAAAACCAGAAAAAGCAAGAGGCTAATGGACTATGACCCGGAGTTTGTTGCAGAAATGCTCGAATCGGTATTCGGCTCCATGAAGAAGGGCCAGATCGTGGTCATCAATACGAACGGGTTCTATGGCGCGGGCGGGTTCGGCGAACTGATGGCTCATACATGCAAGTTCTTCGGCGGAGTGAAGGGCGCAGTAGTAGACGGGCCTATACGGGACATAAACCGAGTGCTAGAAATTGATTTTCCCGTCTGGGCGAAAGGCAGCATCCCGACAGACTCCATAGGTAGAGTCGACCTTGTCGGCATAGGCTCGCCGATATTTTGCGGCGGTATAAAGGTCAACCCGTCGGACATAATATTCGCTGACAGGGACGGGATCGTGGTCATACCTGTGGCCGATGTTGATCTGGCCGAGGTCGTCGAAATGGCCGAAGACAGGTTTGTGGCGGAAAGGCGGTCAAGGCAGGAGCTTCGCGAGGGCAAGTCCCTGCTCGAGGTATACCGGAAATACGGCAAACTGTAG
- a CDS encoding NAD(P)-dependent oxidoreductase, producing MNILITGSSGYLGRNTVRHAIKEGHEVTGFDLKPSGFDDSAFNEIISDITDEEAVTKAVAGHDAVIHSAAALAQFVRDEDRLHRINVWGTLNVLSAALKHNVRKVVFISSVEVYGVDVPNPCPEDAPMRPLCQYGRDKLDCEILCKKYMDMGLNITIFRPPTINGAGQNEPFLVDQMRSISKGGLAILPGGGKTRLQMVNIDDVSSACMMAIRNPDFSNRTLNLGSENVPTLEEMTTALFRHAGKRPRELNIPAGLARFAVRLLSVLGISPLEPQHLEIALKDYVFDIKRAKALGWKPLKDDIQSAKDAYDWLIKQEQIKRNFE from the coding sequence ATGAATATCCTTATAACCGGAAGTTCGGGCTATCTTGGCAGGAACACGGTCCGACACGCAATAAAGGAAGGGCATGAGGTCACCGGCTTCGACCTGAAACCTTCGGGCTTTGACGATTCCGCCTTCAATGAGATCATTTCGGACATAACCGATGAAGAGGCTGTCACGAAGGCTGTTGCAGGCCATGACGCCGTCATCCACTCGGCAGCGGCGCTGGCCCAGTTCGTAAGGGACGAGGACAGGCTGCACAGGATAAACGTTTGGGGGACTCTCAATGTGCTCTCCGCTGCACTTAAACATAATGTCAGGAAAGTCGTCTTCATATCGTCGGTCGAAGTCTATGGAGTCGATGTCCCGAATCCGTGCCCCGAGGATGCGCCCATGAGGCCTCTTTGCCAGTACGGCCGGGACAAGCTCGATTGCGAAATCCTGTGCAAGAAATATATGGACATGGGCCTTAACATAACGATATTCAGGCCGCCAACCATCAACGGAGCCGGACAGAACGAGCCCTTCCTTGTGGACCAGATGCGTTCCATATCGAAGGGCGGACTTGCCATACTGCCAGGAGGCGGAAAAACGAGGCTCCAGATGGTCAATATAGATGACGTATCGAGCGCATGCATGATGGCGATCAGGAACCCCGATTTCAGTAACAGGACTCTCAATCTGGGAAGCGAAAACGTGCCCACTCTTGAAGAAATGACGACAGCCCTTTTCAGGCATGCCGGAAAAAGGCCCCGGGAACTCAATATACCCGCAGGCCTTGCAAGGTTCGCAGTCAGGCTTCTTTCGGTCCTCGGAATATCGCCGCTCGAACCTCAGCATCTCGAGATCGCCCTTAAGGACTATGTATTTGACATAAAGAGGGCAAAAGCCCTAGGATGGAAACCCTTGAAGGACGACATACAGTCCGCAAAAGACGCTTATGACTGGCTGATAAAACAGGAGCAAATAAAAAGGAATTTTGAATGA
- the argC gene encoding N-acetyl-gamma-glutamyl-phosphate reductase, with translation MKVFVDGQEGTTGLKINERLAGRPDLDVIKVDLKRRKDLNYRKAKINEADVVFLCLPDSAAIEAIALLENTTTKIIDASTAHRTSDNWAYGLPELSPSHREAIRQSRFVSVPGCHATGFTLGLYPLIASGVMGRDYPVTCFSLTGYSGGGKKLIEQYETARAGDPRMLGCRPYALGLAHKHLPEMTKATGLAKPPVFNPVLGPFSQGMIVTIPIVLSQLEKKLSAKDLHDVISKHYSGEKFVKVAAFGDDSALDDGCLDPQTNNGTNRADIFVFGHNTQACIMCRLDNLGKGASGAAVQCMNIMTGSDEGSGLTIY, from the coding sequence ATGAAGGTATTCGTTGACGGACAGGAGGGCACGACAGGGCTTAAGATAAACGAAAGGCTTGCAGGCAGGCCTGATCTCGATGTGATAAAGGTCGATCTGAAAAGGCGCAAGGACCTGAACTACAGGAAGGCAAAAATAAATGAAGCGGATGTGGTATTCCTCTGCCTGCCGGATTCGGCTGCGATAGAAGCGATAGCGCTCCTTGAAAACACGACAACGAAGATCATCGACGCCTCGACCGCCCACAGGACCAGTGACAACTGGGCATACGGCCTGCCCGAGTTGAGCCCTTCGCATAGGGAGGCCATAAGACAATCCCGCTTCGTAAGCGTGCCGGGCTGCCATGCAACCGGCTTCACACTGGGACTGTATCCGCTCATCGCTTCCGGCGTCATGGGCAGGGACTATCCCGTCACATGCTTTTCCCTGACAGGTTACAGCGGCGGCGGCAAAAAACTCATTGAACAGTATGAAACCGCAAGGGCTGGTGATCCAAGAATGCTGGGATGCAGGCCTTATGCGCTGGGCCTCGCACACAAGCACCTTCCCGAAATGACCAAGGCCACCGGACTTGCAAAGCCACCCGTGTTCAATCCGGTGCTGGGGCCCTTTTCGCAGGGCATGATCGTAACCATCCCAATCGTATTGAGCCAGCTTGAAAAGAAACTCTCCGCGAAAGATCTGCATGACGTCATCTCGAAACACTACTCGGGAGAGAAGTTCGTCAAGGTTGCCGCATTCGGAGACGACAGCGCTCTCGATGACGGATGCCTCGACCCTCAGACAAATAACGGCACGAACAGGGCGGACATATTCGTCTTCGGCCACAATACTCAGGCTTGCATCATGTGCCGCCTCGACAACCTCGGTAAAGGTGCATCAGGGGCTGCCGTGCAGTGCATGAACATTATGACGGGCAGCGATGAAGGTTCAGGTCTTACAATTTATTAA